In one Silene latifolia isolate original U9 population chromosome 10, ASM4854445v1, whole genome shotgun sequence genomic region, the following are encoded:
- the LOC141608528 gene encoding acidic endochitinase Pun g 14, amyloplastic-like — protein sequence MSITTVNPHISISRSLQWGRNRHVLGQKTGEGTLEAGTGANYDVLAKALQGHSISQRKVFLSAAPQCPFPDAHLSPAINNGVFDFVWIQFYNNPSAACQYNGNTNQLLSSWSKWSTVNAGQVLLGIPGATSSGFIPP from the exons atGAG CATTACCACTGTTAATCCTCACATCTCTATTAGCCGGTCTCTGCAATGGGGCCGGAATCGCCACGTACTGGGTCAAAAAACAGGGGAAGGCACCTTAGAAGCCGGGACAGGAGCAAACTACGACGTCCTAGCCAAGGCCCTCCAAGGACACAGTATCTCACAAAGGAAAGTCTTTCTATCTGCAGCACCACAATGCCCTTTTCCTGATGCACATCTAAGTCCTGCAATCAATAACGGTGTTTTCGACTTTGTTTGGATTCAATTCTATAACAACCCTTCGGCTGCTTGCCAATACAATGGTAACACCAACCAGTTACTTAGCTCCTGGAGTAAGTGGTCTACTGTAAATGCTGGTCAGGTTTTACTTGGCATTCCTGGTGCGACGAGTAGCGGGTTTATTCCGCCTTAG
- the LOC141606383 gene encoding uncharacterized protein LOC141606383, producing MVIQFLLHSSGKCQIVDWRQGHKDECYPLPANSEINDEASSFSGNALNQPHSDEHATQIEIDGLPGDEHGETVAFSSPYISAEDGEAAIDINARVEESHPFSIQHNKAVSFWLPPAFPGHDTCITTARRHILSK from the exons ATGGTCATTCAATTTCTCCTGCATAG TTCTGGCAAGTGCCAAATTGTTGATTGGAGACAAGGTCACAAGGATGAATGTTATCCATTGCCGGCCAACTCTGAGATAAATGATGAAGCCAGTAGTTTCTCAGGAAATGCTTTAAACCAACCTCACTCTGATGAACATGCAACCCAAATTGAGATTGATGGATTACCAGGTGATGAGCACGGTGAAACTGTTGCATTCTCTTCTCCATACATATCTGCAGAGGATGGGGAAGCTGCAATTGACATTAATGCACGTGTAGAGGAATCACATCCATTCTCAATACAACACAACAAAGCAGTATCATTTTGGCTGCCTCCTGCTTTCCCTGGTCATGACACATGCATCACAACTG CCCGTCGTCATATCCTGTCAAAGTGA